TTTTTCATTTACAGCGAGGGCAGATTTGACTGCATTTACCGAAATAACCAGCGTTACACCCGCAATCGAGCTTCTGTACGGGCGACTCAGTACACTCGAAGCGCAAGCAACAGATATGTGCAGGCAGCACTTTACTTTTGTCATGGCGGGAAACAAAAGCAGAGACTGGGCGCAAAAGAGCGTCTTGTTTGCTCAGGCCAGAATGCGGGATAACAGCCTGACGGCGAACTGGTATGAAATCCAATGGTATGGCTCAAAAGCAGCAAAAACCCGCCGCATGACCAAAAAACTTATCAGGAAACAAAAAAGTGATTACGGCTATAACTTGGCAGTGCTATTCAAGTTAACCCAGCCGTGGGAGGAAGACATGGTGCGGGAGGTTGAGCAGGCGCTAAGAGACATCCGCAGAGAGGTGGCCTTCATAAGTAAAGCAATCGGACTTCTCAATCACCTTGTCAAAGAATGCAAATGAACGAATTCAAAACATTGGTGGGCGCCTTGGCAGTGCAGTCATTCCGCTACAACACTTTTCGCGGTAAATGGACGGATATGCCGGAAGCGACTGGGCTATGCCTCACCTTGAGCATCCTGTCGTTTTCAAGCTGCACCCTTGCAATCTACGTTGAGTACAACATCGAAATGGCGTTTGCGATTCCTGTGGTATGGCTATCGGCGGTCTGGTTGTTTGCAGCCGAGGAGGGTTCATGGCAAATCAACAAGCGACTTTTATCGGCCCTGTCTCTGCTTGCTATTCCAATGGGGCTTCTCCTGGTGATGTTCGGTAGCGGTCACGAATTCCTCGAAGTGACAATGGGGATGTATATGTCGGCAGCCATGTTAACGCTCAAAGCGAGAGCGTAATCAATGAAAGCCTTTT
Above is a window of Gallionella capsiferriformans ES-2 DNA encoding:
- the mobI gene encoding conjugative transfer protein MobI(A/C) — its product is MTAFTEITSVTPAIELLYGRLSTLEAQATDMCRQHFTFVMAGNKSRDWAQKSVLFAQARMRDNSLTANWYEIQWYGSKAAKTRRMTKKLIRKQKSDYGYNLAVLFKLTQPWEEDMVREVEQALRDIRREVAFISKAIGLLNHLVKECK